A single region of the Saprospiraceae bacterium genome encodes:
- a CDS encoding SusC/RagA family TonB-linked outer membrane protein, producing MKRVSIIGILMLMLVSWSFAQRSLRGVVTDTGGEPLIGASVLVKGTTTGTITDFDGTYQLALPEGASVLIFSYTGFTPQEITIGVSDVVDVALSEGLALDEVIVTAQGIQKEKRALGYSVGIVDGEDIAQKSESDVTRLLKGRVAGVNVTSTSGVSGSGTNIIIRGYSSLTGSNQPLFIVDGVPFNTNTNKDNNNNDFLEGGQATSSRFLDLDPNNIASISVLKGLSATVTYGEQGRNGVVLITTKNGKGGAAKDKTSVTLSQSYFSTEIASLPDYQTNYGGGFHQNFGFFFSNWGPNFNTRGGRGVDANGQVRHPLDQLTDPSLKSQFPEFVGQRYNYQNFESTEAFFKKGYVSNTSLNIQGGTDKASFSGTFGYTEDEGFLPGNRVGKINIGIGGRMELANNLTLSSTINFVKTDFETPPISYGDGSGIFAGGGLSVFSDVFYVPRGIDLMGLPFEAPADNRPVYYRSGNDILNPRWTAKYAKNSSLVNRVFGQTALTYNPLRWLNLTYRLGIDTYTERQEYIVNRIGLASNDYAAINNGMYRTTDIVNTIWDHNAFASANFEEISAGLDLNVTAGFNFREDDFSRDGIESTNQLVFGFIEHSNFTNHSSVNGLSGLDIQSRSLERLVAGYASVTLDYKNYLYLNLSGRNDWSSTVEKENNNLFYPSASVSFIPTELMGPSNVLNYLKLRVGYGTSAGFPSPYSTRSTLSSNARQFIDRVGNVITTNSNGTYFEDNGAGATLGNPNLKPELHKEFEVGIDAQLFKNRVGIDLTLYQRNTKDLITNAPLDPSTGFTLTTINIGEIQNRGIELGLDLTPIQRGGFNWNLYTNFYAYTSKVLDLGEDLEEVRIAGFTNQGNFAIEGEIYGIMKGSAIERDAQGRPIIDNDGYYSIDDEIQVIGNPHPDFTTSLTSTMTYKGVTLSAQLEYRHGGDIFSGTAEALLARGLSKDTDFDRTQAFVLDGVTADGTPNTTMITATNLYFDNFGFGPDETSVYDATTIRIRDVTISYALPKSMIAKTPFGEVLISLSGQNLWYNAINLPKYTNVDTDALGFGADGNGLGFEFLNGPSVRRYGASLRLRF from the coding sequence ATGAAAAGAGTCTCAATCATTGGGATATTGATGTTGATGCTGGTGAGTTGGTCTTTTGCCCAACGCTCACTGAGGGGCGTCGTCACAGATACGGGTGGCGAACCACTCATCGGTGCTAGCGTATTGGTAAAAGGTACAACAACGGGTACCATTACAGATTTTGATGGTACCTATCAATTAGCCCTACCCGAAGGAGCCAGTGTGCTGATTTTTAGCTATACTGGATTCACACCACAAGAAATCACAATTGGCGTATCCGATGTAGTGGATGTCGCACTAAGTGAAGGCCTGGCCTTGGACGAGGTAATCGTTACTGCGCAAGGTATTCAGAAAGAGAAAAGAGCTTTGGGGTATTCTGTGGGCATTGTAGATGGCGAGGATATTGCCCAAAAATCGGAATCTGATGTTACCCGCTTGCTTAAGGGGAGGGTAGCCGGTGTAAATGTGACCTCCACCAGTGGGGTCAGTGGTAGTGGAACGAATATTATTATTCGAGGGTATTCTTCCTTAACGGGGAGTAACCAGCCACTTTTTATTGTAGATGGTGTTCCTTTTAATACCAATACCAATAAGGATAACAATAACAACGATTTTTTAGAGGGCGGGCAAGCTACCTCTAGTCGCTTTTTGGATTTAGACCCTAATAATATTGCCAGCATAAGTGTCTTGAAGGGTTTAAGTGCCACCGTTACCTACGGCGAACAGGGCCGAAATGGGGTGGTGTTGATTACGACTAAAAATGGCAAAGGTGGCGCAGCAAAGGATAAGACCTCGGTTACCCTGAGTCAGTCCTACTTTTCAACAGAAATAGCTTCTTTGCCGGATTACCAAACCAATTATGGTGGTGGATTCCACCAAAATTTCGGTTTCTTCTTTAGTAACTGGGGACCAAATTTTAATACCAGAGGTGGTCGCGGAGTTGATGCCAATGGTCAGGTACGTCATCCACTGGATCAATTGACCGACCCTTCCCTCAAATCTCAATTTCCGGAATTTGTTGGCCAGCGCTACAATTATCAAAATTTTGAAAGTACGGAAGCTTTTTTCAAAAAAGGCTATGTGTCAAATACTTCACTCAATATACAGGGAGGTACGGATAAGGCTTCCTTTAGCGGAACCTTTGGCTATACGGAAGATGAAGGCTTTTTGCCCGGAAACCGGGTTGGTAAAATTAATATTGGGATAGGCGGTAGAATGGAATTGGCCAACAACCTAACCTTGAGTAGCACGATTAATTTTGTGAAAACAGACTTTGAAACCCCTCCTATTAGTTATGGCGATGGAAGTGGGATTTTTGCAGGCGGTGGTTTATCCGTTTTTTCTGATGTTTTTTATGTACCAAGAGGGATAGACTTGATGGGGCTGCCATTTGAGGCGCCCGCAGATAACCGCCCCGTGTACTACCGCAGCGGTAATGACATTCTCAACCCGCGATGGACAGCAAAATATGCCAAAAATTCCAGCCTGGTGAATCGGGTATTTGGCCAAACGGCATTGACTTACAATCCTCTCAGGTGGCTGAACCTAACCTATCGTTTGGGTATTGATACGTATACAGAAAGGCAAGAATATATTGTCAATCGAATTGGCCTGGCTAGTAATGACTATGCAGCGATCAACAATGGGATGTATCGGACAACCGATATTGTCAATACCATTTGGGATCACAATGCCTTTGCTTCTGCCAATTTTGAAGAAATTTCGGCTGGTTTGGACCTCAACGTGACAGCTGGTTTCAACTTTCGCGAAGACGATTTTAGCCGCGATGGTATTGAGAGTACCAATCAGTTGGTATTCGGTTTTATTGAGCACTCCAATTTTACTAACCATTCTTCTGTCAATGGCCTTTCAGGGTTAGACATCCAAAGTCGATCTTTGGAAAGATTGGTTGCTGGATATGCTTCCGTTACGCTTGATTACAAAAATTACCTTTACCTAAACCTATCAGGGAGAAATGATTGGTCTTCAACGGTAGAGAAAGAGAATAATAACCTATTCTATCCAAGTGCCAGTGTTTCCTTTATCCCTACCGAGTTGATGGGACCATCCAACGTCTTAAATTACCTCAAACTTCGGGTAGGTTATGGTACATCTGCTGGATTTCCTAGTCCATACAGCACCCGCAGTACACTTTCCTCGAACGCTCGACAGTTTATAGACCGGGTAGGTAATGTCATTACAACCAATAGTAATGGTACTTATTTTGAGGATAATGGCGCTGGTGCCACCTTGGGTAATCCCAACCTTAAGCCTGAACTTCACAAGGAATTTGAAGTTGGGATTGATGCACAATTGTTTAAAAATCGCGTGGGGATTGACCTAACCCTTTACCAGCGTAATACCAAAGACTTGATAACCAACGCACCTTTAGATCCTTCTACGGGATTCACCTTGACGACGATCAATATTGGTGAAATTCAGAACCGGGGTATTGAGCTGGGCTTGGACCTTACACCAATCCAACGAGGCGGTTTTAATTGGAACCTCTACACTAATTTTTATGCCTATACCAGTAAAGTGTTGGATTTGGGTGAAGACTTGGAAGAAGTGCGAATTGCTGGCTTTACCAACCAAGGTAATTTTGCCATTGAGGGGGAAATTTATGGTATCATGAAGGGGTCGGCAATTGAGCGAGATGCACAAGGCAGGCCAATTATTGATAATGATGGATACTATTCCATAGATGATGAAATCCAGGTCATCGGAAATCCTCATCCTGATTTTACTACTTCTCTCACCAGTACCATGACCTATAAGGGAGTGACTTTGTCGGCTCAACTGGAGTATCGCCATGGTGGTGATATTTTCTCAGGAACGGCGGAGGCATTATTGGCCCGTGGCTTGTCCAAAGATACCGATTTTGACAGAACCCAAGCTTTTGTATTAGATGGGGTAACTGCTGACGGTACACCTAATACGACCATGATCACAGCCACTAATCTTTACTTTGATAACTTCGGTTTTGGCCCGGATGAGACCAGCGTTTATGACGCCACAACCATTCGGATTAGGGATGTCACGATTTCTTATGCGTTGCCCAAATCAATGATAGCAAAGACGCCTTTTGGCGAGGTGTTAATCTCCTTAAGTGGCCAAAACCTTTGGTATAATGCCATTAATTTACCTAAGTATACCAATGTTGATACAGATGCATTAGGCTTTGGGGCGGACGGTAATGGTTTAGGGTTTGAATTTCTTAATGGTCCTAGTGTTCGCCGATATGGTGCGAGTTTGCGATTGAGGTTTTAG
- a CDS encoding GNAT family N-acetyltransferase produces the protein MIHLKRTNSEDPDFVALVRQLDADLAERDGADHAFYAQFNKIDLINHAIVAYEAGRPTGCGAIKAYDPNTMEVKRMYTPPEGRGKGIASKILKELEHWATELSCGRCILETGKRQPEAINLYQKNGYQLIPNYGQYEKIENSLCFEKKLLS, from the coding sequence ATGATACACCTAAAAAGAACCAATTCAGAAGACCCAGACTTCGTTGCATTGGTAAGACAACTTGATGCCGACCTGGCAGAAAGAGATGGCGCAGACCATGCCTTTTATGCGCAATTCAATAAAATTGACCTCATTAATCACGCAATTGTAGCGTATGAAGCAGGGAGACCAACGGGTTGTGGTGCTATAAAAGCCTACGATCCGAACACGATGGAAGTAAAGCGAATGTACACGCCTCCTGAGGGTAGGGGAAAGGGGATTGCGAGTAAAATTTTAAAGGAATTAGAGCATTGGGCAACAGAATTGTCTTGCGGAAGATGCATTTTGGAAACTGGGAAAAGACAACCAGAGGCAATCAACCTCTACCAAAAGAATGGCTATCAGTTGATACCCAATTATGGACAATATGAAAAGATAGAAAATAGCTTGTGTTTCGAAAAAAAACTCCTTTCCTAA
- a CDS encoding DUF1080 domain-containing protein — MRMKYVMFLAIGLMGLASCTTTQSIFNGQDLTGWKIYGTEKWYVDNGYLVCESGPDKGYGYLATTKSYKNMDLELEFQQEANGNSGVFFRSSIEGTKISGWQAEVAPPGHDTGGIYESYGRGWLIKPDPALDKALKMGEWNKMRLLVVNDEVTTWINGQQMIHLKDEKIGQASGQVALQIHDGGGIKVRWRNIKIKELK; from the coding sequence ATGAGGATGAAATATGTTATGTTTTTAGCAATTGGCTTGATGGGTTTGGCCAGTTGCACCACCACTCAAAGTATCTTTAATGGCCAGGATTTGACGGGATGGAAGATTTATGGCACCGAAAAATGGTATGTAGATAATGGGTATTTGGTATGCGAAAGTGGGCCGGACAAAGGTTATGGTTATTTGGCCACCACCAAGTCTTATAAAAACATGGACCTTGAGCTAGAGTTTCAGCAAGAAGCCAATGGCAACAGTGGCGTCTTCTTTCGCTCTTCTATTGAAGGCACCAAAATAAGTGGCTGGCAGGCAGAAGTAGCGCCCCCTGGCCATGACACAGGTGGCATCTACGAATCCTATGGCCGTGGCTGGCTGATCAAGCCCGACCCCGCCCTGGACAAAGCCCTAAAGATGGGAGAATGGAATAAGATGCGCCTTCTAGTCGTCAATGATGAAGTAACAACCTGGATCAATGGCCAACAAATGATTCATCTAAAGGATGAAAAAATAGGTCAGGCTTCTGGCCAGGTCGCCCTGCAAATCCACGACGGGGGAGGAATCAAAGTTCGCTGGAGAAATATCAAAATCAAAGAATTGAAATAG
- a CDS encoding T9SS type A sorting domain-containing protein: MKKTHFFAFFFLLVCFNLPLSSQTTRYFQFNMFCGGGFWQDTSFIAAATEPALINAVLNEMEKPYEERVFILGTIAKGDGGFNFNADHRFNWHFVIDKWELAEVAVEVCDGCPFSNVESEVDYWVNNVGYFCPWNSKPVREITLTSLPDTKEEGEIMVFPNPTSGKIYFKQLLEEPFNVELRNLSNTQLRYFPKRNQEEIDLSDYPAGLYVLIFSNEKEWKSQKIVIAR; encoded by the coding sequence ATGAAAAAAACACATTTTTTCGCTTTTTTCTTCCTTTTAGTCTGTTTCAACCTGCCACTTTCCAGTCAAACCACACGGTATTTTCAGTTTAATATGTTTTGTGGAGGAGGCTTTTGGCAAGACACCTCCTTTATTGCAGCGGCAACGGAACCTGCTTTGATCAATGCCGTATTGAACGAGATGGAAAAGCCTTATGAAGAACGCGTATTTATCCTTGGTACCATCGCCAAAGGGGATGGAGGTTTTAATTTTAATGCAGATCACCGTTTTAATTGGCATTTTGTCATCGACAAATGGGAATTGGCCGAAGTAGCCGTGGAGGTATGTGACGGATGCCCTTTCTCAAATGTCGAAAGCGAGGTGGATTATTGGGTGAATAATGTGGGCTACTTCTGTCCTTGGAACAGTAAGCCCGTACGAGAAATAACCTTAACCAGTTTGCCAGACACCAAAGAAGAGGGTGAGATTATGGTTTTTCCCAACCCTACTAGCGGGAAAATCTATTTCAAACAACTTTTAGAAGAACCCTTTAATGTAGAACTTCGGAATTTATCCAATACACAATTGAGGTATTTTCCCAAAAGGAACCAGGAGGAGATTGACCTAAGCGACTATCCTGCGGGTTTGTATGTGCTTATTTTTAGCAATGAAAAGGAATGGAAATCACAAAAGATTGTAATTGCTCGATAA
- a CDS encoding SRPBCC domain-containing protein translates to MSNSKITVQAIINADAKKVWDHYTNPKHIIHWNFADPSWHCPSAENDMRIGGTYKARMEAKDGSFGFDFEAIYSNIVEGKSFTYAFGGRTATVQFNDLGKQTEVVVTFDPEHENSLEMQKGGWQAILNSFKNYTENN, encoded by the coding sequence ATGAGCAATTCAAAAATTACGGTTCAAGCAATCATTAACGCTGATGCAAAAAAAGTTTGGGATCATTACACTAATCCAAAGCACATTATTCATTGGAATTTTGCAGACCCAAGTTGGCATTGCCCAAGTGCTGAAAACGATATGCGAATAGGTGGAACCTACAAAGCAAGAATGGAGGCCAAAGATGGTAGCTTTGGTTTTGACTTTGAAGCAATTTATTCAAACATCGTGGAAGGCAAAAGCTTTACCTATGCATTTGGAGGAAGAACAGCTACCGTTCAATTTAATGATTTGGGAAAACAAACTGAGGTAGTAGTAACTTTTGATCCTGAACATGAAAATTCCCTTGAAATGCAAAAGGGTGGTTGGCAAGCTATTTTGAATAGCTTCAAAAATTACACTGAAAACAATTAA
- a CDS encoding SusD/RagB family nutrient-binding outer membrane lipoprotein, with product MKKIINLFLLTCCLFVVSSCDLELQEDPNNLSPESANVDFLLNSIEWGLNEFFFELTDYSMEVVRMVAMEPRSGTYETAYQPQDFDDMWEQAYVGILSDAKTLIPLAEEKGLFIHAGIARTIEAYTLVSLVDFFGDVPMSTALDSENFTPKVDEGAAVFAAAEELLDQAINDFSQESLGAPANDLFYKGDAAKWIALANSLKLKLALTTRLVDSGAAGKINALIAGDKLIKAASGDWDFPFSTNTTTTPDSRHPYFGDNYGGAADYMSNYYMDLLLTDKSEPDPRTRYYFYRQTLNISTDVNELPCIVETKPGHYTADMVFCNAGNGYWGRDNGDQDGIPPDNQLRTVFGLYPVGGKFDADEGKLATFGDGLQGAGIHPLMQSSWVKFMLAESALILGTDGDPADLLKQAVEESLDKVLNFGPAVTDKDLAPSVDDVAAYVDEVMTNYNAATTDDARLNIIVKEYYIALFGNGMEAYNAYRRTGKPDGMQLHLSSQPGPFIRSFAYPSNSINRNANISSKGTVGAQVFWDNNPADFVK from the coding sequence ATGAAGAAAATTATTAATCTTTTTTTATTGACATGCTGCTTGTTTGTGGTCAGTTCCTGTGATTTGGAATTACAGGAAGATCCCAACAACTTATCTCCGGAGTCTGCTAATGTCGACTTCCTGTTGAATAGCATTGAATGGGGTTTAAACGAATTCTTTTTTGAATTAACAGATTACAGCATGGAGGTGGTGCGTATGGTCGCCATGGAGCCACGCTCCGGCACCTACGAAACGGCATACCAACCACAGGATTTTGATGACATGTGGGAGCAGGCTTATGTCGGTATTTTAAGTGATGCAAAAACCCTGATACCATTAGCCGAAGAAAAGGGTTTGTTTATACATGCGGGTATCGCTCGTACCATTGAGGCCTATACTTTGGTTTCTCTAGTCGACTTCTTCGGGGATGTACCCATGAGTACGGCCCTCGATTCAGAGAATTTTACCCCTAAAGTCGACGAGGGTGCCGCGGTATTTGCAGCAGCGGAGGAGCTTTTGGACCAAGCCATCAATGATTTTAGTCAGGAATCCTTAGGTGCACCAGCCAACGACTTGTTTTACAAAGGCGATGCAGCAAAGTGGATTGCCTTGGCAAATTCACTAAAATTGAAACTTGCCCTTACCACTCGATTGGTTGACAGTGGTGCCGCTGGTAAAATCAATGCGTTGATTGCTGGCGACAAGCTCATTAAGGCTGCTAGTGGAGATTGGGATTTTCCTTTTTCCACCAATACCACTACCACACCCGATAGCCGCCATCCATACTTTGGCGATAATTATGGCGGCGCGGCAGATTATATGTCGAATTATTACATGGATTTACTGCTAACAGATAAAAGCGAACCCGATCCGAGAACACGGTATTACTTCTATCGCCAGACGCTTAACATTTCCACAGATGTCAATGAGTTACCTTGTATTGTCGAAACAAAACCGGGCCATTACACCGCCGACATGGTTTTCTGTAATGCAGGAAATGGATACTGGGGTCGTGATAATGGTGACCAGGATGGGATTCCTCCTGACAACCAATTGAGAACCGTTTTTGGTTTGTACCCCGTTGGAGGAAAATTTGATGCCGATGAGGGCAAATTGGCAACCTTTGGCGACGGATTGCAAGGAGCAGGCATCCATCCATTAATGCAATCCTCCTGGGTGAAGTTCATGTTGGCTGAATCGGCTTTAATCCTAGGAACAGATGGCGATCCAGCTGATTTGTTAAAGCAAGCAGTGGAAGAGTCATTGGACAAAGTTTTAAACTTTGGTCCGGCAGTGACAGATAAAGACTTAGCACCCTCAGTCGATGATGTAGCGGCTTATGTAGACGAAGTGATGACCAATTATAATGCCGCAACCACGGATGATGCTCGTCTGAATATTATCGTCAAAGAATATTACATCGCATTATTTGGTAATGGAATGGAAGCCTACAATGCCTATCGCAGAACGGGCAAACCAGATGGCATGCAATTGCACCTATCTAGTCAACCAGGCCCATTTATTCGGTCCTTTGCTTATCCCAGTAATAGTATCAATCGGAATGCAAATATCAGTTCAAAAGGAACGGTAGGGGCACAAGTTTTCTGGGATAATAATCCAGCTGATTTTGTGAAGTAA
- a CDS encoding TonB-dependent receptor plug domain-containing protein: MKFNLFTLLALVFLVGSCGSSQYVGKTSRQIDYGSMASLADALRLQSGVQVIGSANNVKVSIRGVNSSRTSSSETFTTGAGKGPVQRQTTVLDDVEPLFLIDNTIVGNSYEQANRAISVQDIVAIKVLKSYAETNAYGEQGKNGVIQITTRQGQASAGGAK, encoded by the coding sequence ATGAAATTCAACTTATTTACCCTTTTGGCCCTTGTTTTTCTTGTGGGTTCCTGTGGATCAAGTCAATATGTGGGCAAAACAAGTCGGCAAATCGACTACGGATCTATGGCTTCTTTGGCTGATGCTTTGCGATTGCAAAGTGGGGTTCAAGTCATAGGATCGGCCAATAATGTTAAGGTGTCCATCCGAGGAGTGAATAGCTCCAGGACGAGTTCTTCTGAGACCTTTACGACAGGTGCAGGCAAAGGCCCTGTGCAGCGACAAACCACGGTTTTAGATGATGTGGAACCCTTGTTTTTGATAGATAATACGATTGTTGGCAATTCGTATGAACAGGCGAATAGAGCCATAAGCGTCCAGGATATTGTTGCGATTAAGGTCCTGAAAAGCTATGCAGAAACCAATGCTTATGGGGAACAAGGCAAAAATGGGGTTATTCAAATCACGACAAGACAAGGACAGGCTAGTGCTGGCGGAGCTAAGTAA
- the gcvP gene encoding aminomethyl-transferring glycine dehydrogenase, translated as MNTVLFSSRFANRHIGVNEHELEAMLQAVKADTLEQLIDETVPQRIRMDRALDLPDAISEYEYLSALQQIAAKNKLFKSYLGMGYYGTITPSVILRNIFQNPGWYTQYTPYQAEIAQGRLEALLNFQTMVSDLTGLPIANASLLDEGTAAAEAMNMFYSQKNKRSKGDMVNTFLVDENVFPQTLAILETRAEPLGIKVVQSSWRDFEINEDTFGILLQYPAADGSVEDYRALVEKAKAAEVYVTVAADILSLALLTPPGEWGADAVVGNTQRLGVPMGYGGPHAAYFATKEDFKRQIPGRIIGVSVDSQNNPALRMALQTREQHIRREKATSNICTAQALLAIMAGMYAVYHGPQGIKSIAATIHEKAKFLYSQLNKLGWTLKSDSFFDTISILVNEEEKGQIRTTAAAKEINFYYTATEVRISVDETTTWDDLRDLLGLFGEIKGIPLEPWAISNQPYQFNNALVRSSDFLTHPIFNSYHTETKMMRYVKRLENKDLSLMHSMIPLGSCTMKLNAATELLPVSWPAFANLHPFVPMDQAQGYRQIFEELEAYLSEITGFSACSLQPNSGAQGEYAGLLTIRAYHQSRNEGHRNIALIPSSAHGTNPASAVMAGMEVVVVACDENGNIDTADLQAKAEANKDKLAALMVTYPSTHGVFETGIRDICRIIHDNGGKVYMDGANMNAQVGLTSPGLINADVCHLNLHKTFAIPHGGGGPGMGPICVNDSLKPFLPKHPLVETGGEQGASAVSAAPWGSASILLISYGYIKMLGKEGVTEATKYAILNANYIKARLEGLYNILYLGEKGRTAHELIVDLRPFKAVVSAEDVAKRLIDYGFHAPTLSFPVAGTIMIEPTESESKDELDRFCDALLAIREEIDEIASGKADAKENVLQNAPHTIKQLTANDWPYAYTREKAAYPLPYLREGFKFWPAVGRVNNAAGDRNLICTCPPLEAYMEEAK; from the coding sequence ATGAATACAGTGTTGTTTTCCAGCCGTTTTGCCAATCGTCATATTGGGGTGAATGAGCATGAATTAGAAGCGATGCTTCAGGCGGTCAAAGCCGATACCTTGGAGCAATTGATCGATGAGACCGTACCTCAACGGATACGAATGGACCGGGCACTTGATCTCCCAGATGCTATTAGCGAATACGAATACCTGAGTGCCCTTCAGCAAATTGCTGCTAAAAATAAATTGTTTAAATCCTATCTGGGAATGGGGTATTACGGGACCATTACGCCCAGCGTCATTTTAAGGAATATTTTTCAAAATCCAGGCTGGTATACGCAGTACACCCCTTATCAGGCGGAGATTGCACAAGGTCGTTTGGAGGCCCTGCTCAATTTCCAGACCATGGTTAGTGACCTGACTGGATTGCCGATTGCCAATGCTTCTTTGTTGGATGAAGGAACGGCTGCTGCCGAAGCCATGAACATGTTTTATAGCCAAAAAAACAAGCGGAGCAAAGGGGACATGGTGAACACCTTTTTGGTAGATGAAAATGTCTTTCCCCAAACCCTGGCGATCCTGGAAACCCGGGCGGAGCCACTAGGCATTAAAGTGGTCCAATCGAGCTGGCGAGATTTTGAGATCAATGAAGATACTTTTGGCATCTTGTTACAGTATCCGGCAGCGGATGGAAGTGTAGAAGACTACCGCGCCTTGGTAGAAAAAGCAAAGGCAGCGGAAGTGTATGTAACCGTTGCCGCTGATATCTTATCCTTGGCCCTCTTGACGCCTCCGGGCGAATGGGGCGCCGACGCCGTGGTCGGAAATACCCAACGCCTTGGCGTGCCGATGGGCTATGGCGGCCCTCATGCCGCCTATTTCGCCACCAAGGAGGACTTCAAACGTCAGATTCCTGGACGGATTATTGGGGTATCGGTCGACAGCCAAAACAACCCTGCTTTGCGAATGGCGCTGCAAACCAGGGAGCAGCATATTCGTCGGGAAAAAGCGACGTCCAACATTTGTACAGCACAGGCGCTACTGGCGATCATGGCTGGCATGTATGCCGTTTACCACGGCCCGCAAGGCATCAAAAGCATCGCTGCGACCATTCATGAAAAGGCCAAGTTTCTATATAGCCAATTGAATAAATTGGGATGGACATTGAAAAGTGATAGTTTTTTTGACACCATTTCCATTTTGGTAAACGAGGAGGAAAAAGGACAAATCAGAACAACCGCAGCGGCAAAGGAGATCAATTTTTACTACACCGCCACCGAAGTCCGCATCAGTGTGGATGAAACCACTACATGGGATGACTTGCGAGACCTGCTGGGATTATTCGGGGAGATCAAAGGGATACCTTTGGAGCCCTGGGCCATTAGCAACCAGCCTTACCAGTTTAATAATGCTTTGGTCAGAAGTTCAGATTTCTTAACCCATCCGATCTTCAATTCCTATCATACGGAGACCAAGATGATGCGTTATGTGAAACGCTTGGAGAATAAAGACCTTTCCCTGATGCATTCTATGATTCCACTGGGCTCTTGTACCATGAAGCTGAATGCAGCCACAGAACTTTTGCCCGTTAGCTGGCCTGCCTTCGCCAATTTGCACCCCTTTGTCCCAATGGACCAGGCCCAGGGCTACCGACAAATTTTTGAGGAATTGGAAGCCTATTTGAGTGAAATTACCGGGTTTTCAGCTTGTTCCTTGCAGCCCAACTCAGGTGCCCAGGGAGAATACGCTGGCCTCTTGACCATTCGCGCCTATCATCAGTCGCGTAATGAAGGCCATCGCAATATCGCCTTGATTCCTTCTTCTGCTCACGGCACCAACCCCGCCAGCGCCGTCATGGCCGGCATGGAGGTCGTGGTAGTCGCCTGTGATGAAAATGGCAATATTGACACGGCTGATTTACAGGCAAAAGCTGAGGCCAACAAGGACAAGCTGGCCGCCTTGATGGTTACCTACCCTTCCACCCATGGCGTTTTCGAAACGGGGATCAGAGACATCTGCCGGATCATCCATGATAATGGCGGCAAAGTCTATATGGATGGCGCCAATATGAATGCACAGGTTGGCCTGACCAGTCCCGGCTTGATCAATGCAGATGTTTGTCACCTCAATTTGCACAAAACTTTCGCTATCCCACATGGCGGCGGCGGACCAGGCATGGGGCCCATTTGTGTGAATGATAGCTTGAAACCCTTCTTGCCCAAACACCCGCTGGTGGAAACAGGAGGCGAACAAGGGGCCAGTGCCGTATCAGCCGCTCCTTGGGGAAGCGCCAGCATTTTATTGATCTCTTACGGGTATATCAAAATGCTGGGCAAAGAAGGTGTGACAGAAGCCACCAAATATGCCATTTTAAATGCGAACTATATCAAAGCTCGTCTGGAAGGACTTTACAATATTTTGTACTTGGGTGAAAAAGGACGTACAGCGCATGAACTCATCGTCGATCTCCGGCCTTTCAAAGCCGTGGTGAGTGCGGAGGATGTCGCCAAACGCTTGATAGATTATGGCTTTCATGCGCCCACTTTGTCCTTCCCCGTAGCCGGGACCATCATGATTGAACCGACCGAAAGCGAGAGCAAAGACGAACTCGATCGCTTCTGCGATGCCTTGCTGGCTATTCGGGAAGAAATTGATGAAATAGCAAGCGGCAAAGCAGATGCCAAAGAGAATGTTCTACAAAATGCGCCACATACTATTAAACAATTGACCGCCAACGATTGGCCTTATGCTTATACCCGTGAAAAGGCGGCTTATCCTTTGCCTTATTTGAGAGAAGGCTTCAAATTCTGGCCAGCCGTAGGAAGGGTAAACAATGCCGCTGGTGACAGAAACTTGATCTGCACCTGCCCTCCGCTGGAGGCATATATGGAGGAGGCGAAGTAG